The region TCTTTCAaacattccaaaaaaaataaaaataaagaggtTACAATAAATAGTGTAAGAGGATCAAGCCATTTCCTCATCATCACCTCCATTATCAAGTGTCTATTTTTACTCAAACACCTGATTTGCAAAATTCCAAATTGTAGTGACATGACATataggtaattaattaactaactaTTTATGCATAGGTGCAATCCTCATCAGCAAAGCCTAGCCTAGAGCCCAGAGTGTCATACACAACCCTCTTGTTCTTCTGCTGGTAGTTGCCCACGATGGGCGTCTGGTCTTCGAAGGAGAGGCTCGCCATGGCCAAGCACACCTGCGACCCGTCCTTCCTCACCATGAACATCATGCCGGCGGCGTCCACGGTCAtgtcggcgccgccctcgAGGCGCAGCGTCAGCAGCGGCACCTTCACCTCGTCGTGCCCGGTCAGGTTGTAGCACGTGTCGAGCAGCGAGaagggcggcgccgccgggtaGCGCCCCGAGAACTGGCGGGTGAACTCCGCGCGCACGGCGCGGTACACGGACGGCGCCAGGCGCGTGATCACCGTGCCGGAGTCGACGAGGACGTTGGTGGCGCCGAGCcccgcggcggccacggcggcgccgccgacggacGCGCCCGTGACGTTCATGAAGTAGAACGGCGGCTGCGCCGGGTCGGCGATCATGCGGGTGTAGGACACCGGCGTGGTGTTGCGGTAGGAGGAGGTGTCGCTGCCGAGGGAGAGGGAGCCTGCGGCGTCGCCGGAGGTGGTCGCCGGCAGGCAGTAGGAGAAGACGCCGCCGAACCGGGACGCCGTCTGGGAGACCAGCGACAGCTCCGTGCGGCCGAGGCCCATGAGCCCCGCCGTGCCGCCGAACAGGCCACGGTTGCTGAGCCCGCAGCCGAACACGAAGGCGTCGAGGCTGGCGGCGCCGAGGGCGATCGTGTCCGTGGCGAGCACGCCGCGGCTGAACGACCCGTCGCCGTAGGCCAGCGCGTAGTAgcacctctcgccgccgccgctggagcAGGACCCCGGCATGCCGGTGGCCGCCTTGAGGGAGGCCGCGCAGGCGGAGGCGTTGCAAGGGACGGCGGCGTAGGAGGCCGAGCCGGCGGGGTCGAACAGCGGGTCGCGCTGCGCGTAGCAGACGGAGCAGGGCTTGCACTGCACCCAGGTGAGGTCGCTGCCGGTGTCGACGATGACGGTGAGGTtggcggcgcgggaggaggcgccgccgaGCGAGACGGTTGTGACGTAGTTGAGCGTCTGGAAGCGGATGCCGGAGGTCAGGGGAACCTCGGCCGCCGCATGGCCGGACTGCGTGAACGCTGCCCTGTTGCGGAGCTGCAATGAGTTAGCCCGCGTCTCGTCGGCGgccaggaggcggcggagataGCTTTCCTGCGCGGCGGGGTGGTCGGAGATGGCGGCGAGCGAGTGGTGCTTCAGCTCTAGGACGGTGCTCGTCGTtcttgttgttgctgctgctgctgctgccgcctctTTCTTGTGTTGCCCTGATTGAAGAAGATGAAGCGTTATTGGAAACTTACTTTGAAATTGTAGAAAATTCGGTGTAGAAATGTAAAGCAaataatgatgatgattttTAGTTTTCGTTAAAAAAAGTGAAGTTTCGTGTtggtttataaaattaatcaaaaaagTTGGACAtgaaggggtgattgtttgggtttttattgaaaaagtcaaacggtatatttgcaaatgagaaataattagtgaataaaacgtttatatatgtattcttggcgatctaaaagccaaaactagaaaataaactttattgaaaaaccttaaaatcaactttaaatttaaaactccaaatttaaggttgaaaattcaaaatttgattgaTAAGTATAGACGAAAACATGGGAGTGGATCTAGATTGATCATGGTGTGGTGATCAAAAGATACTGTGGTGCTTAgggatgttaaaaaatatataaaatccatGCCAGAATTAAGATGATTTTATAAAGTTCAAATATACTTTTTAGGGAAGGCCAAATCAGATGTTGAAGACAAGTTGAATGTGAATGAAATTAACTTGCTGAAAACacataaaattcataaaaaggaaacttaacaggaaaaagtgaaaaagtaaaaaacttGTATGGGACAAAAACTACATATCTGGAGAAGGTTTGGTAGGTAACCAACAAATTGATGAaatctggtttttttttttactgccaAGCTTATTTTCTTTACCCCTGCAGTCGCGTGCATGCGTGTGCACTTTTTTCACAGCATGCCGTTGGTTCATAGAAGGtgattacaaatttacaatctCTCCAGAGGATGGCGGCTGTATTCAATCTTCTTTCAAATGCAATGTAACTAGAAGTGGTTATGGaagattttgaaataaaaattataaacaataTAGAGTAGAGACTACATAGACATCTATCAGTTCGCCAGAATTAGGATTACAAAAACATGACCCTGAACACAATTCAGCTGCGACAGATTTTTGAAGGAAAATTTCAATTCATACCACAAACTTTTGATCGGTACCAAAAGTA is a window of Oryza brachyantha chromosome 8, ObraRS2, whole genome shotgun sequence DNA encoding:
- the LOC102701374 gene encoding aspartyl protease family protein At5g10770-like, with protein sequence MEARLRLRLHLLLHVIVAVVVAAPGAATAGVVVGGRESAVLRLRELQWRSGSAGKITGRGRDAQAKHAEKIMTGQHKKEAAAAAAATTRTTSTVLELKHHSLAAISDHPAAQESYLRRLLAADETRANSLQLRNRAAFTQSGHAAAEVPLTSGIRFQTLNYVTTVSLGGASSRAANLTVIVDTGSDLTWVQCKPCSVCYAQRDPLFDPAGSASYAAVPCNASACAASLKAATGMPGSCSSGGGERCYYALAYGDGSFSRGVLATDTIALGAASLDAFVFGCGLSNRGLFGGTAGLMGLGRTELSLVSQTASRFGGVFSYCLPATTSGDAAGSLSLGSDTSSYRNTTPVSYTRMIADPAQPPFYFMNVTGASVGGAAVAAAGLGATNVLVDSGTVITRLAPSVYRAVRAEFTRQFSGRYPAAPPFSLLDTCYNLTGHDEVKVPLLTLRLEGGADMTVDAAGMMFMVRKDGSQVCLAMASLSFEDQTPIVGNYQQKNKRVVYDTLGSRLGFADEDCTYA